TGGAACAAATCCAGTAGTTGGTGGACCAAACTCGAATAAAGAACAACAAGCTCTTAGTAATCTTAAATGGTTGGTGGCTGTAGACCTTTGGGAAACAGAGTCCTCTGCATTCTGGCAAAAAGAAGCTGGTGGTACACCGGCAGACATTGAAACAGAAGTATTTTTCTTACCAGCATGTTCATCATTTGAAAAAGAAGGATCGATTTCAAACAGTGGACGTTGGATGCAATACCGTTGGCAAGCCATTGAGCCAAAGGGTGAATCACAGGGTGATTTAGAAATCATTCACCTACTAGCACTAAAGATGAAAGAACTCTATCAAAATGAGCAGACTCCAGCAGCCGCACAAATAAAGGCAATGACATGGAATTATGGTGAAGGTCACCATATTGATATCGATCTTGTAGCTCGTGAAATCAATGGTTATGAAACAGCTACGAAGAAACTTATCCCTGCTTTTGCTAAGCTTGCTGATGATGGTTCCACTGTAAGTGGTAACTGGATTTATTGTGGCTTCTACCCAGAAGAAGGCAAGAACCTGTCACAACGTCGCGATAACAAAGATACAGGTAATGGTAACTACTTAAACTGGTCATTTGCTTGGCCGGCAAACCGTCGTGTACTAGCGAATCGTTGTGCTGCAACTCCTGAGGGTAAACCGTGGTCAACAGAAAATAATAAAGCCGGAATTTGGTGGGATGCGGCACAAAATCTTTGGGTAGGAAATGATGTCCCTGACTTCCCGAAAGATCGAGCTCCTGAAGCACCAGGAGGCAAGGATGCATACTTCATGCTTCCAACAGGACTTGGCGGATTATTCGCTGTTATGAATGACGGTCCATTCCCAGAGCATTACGAGCCATATGAAAGCCCAGTATCAAATGGACTTTCAAGTGTGCAATTGAACCCTGCAACCAAATTTGGTGAGAAAGAGTTCATGACACAAGGGGATTCATCGAAATATCCAATTATCGCCACAACTTATCGTGTAGCGGAACATTGGCAATCTGGATCGATGACACGTAACCAACCGTGGTTAGCAGAGTTAGCTGCTCATATGTTTGTTGAAATCGGCGAAGAATTGGCAAAAGAAAAAGGCATTAAAAACAAGGATAAAATCATGATCTCATCTGCCCGTGGTGAAATCGAGGCATATGCCATGGTAACAAAACGGTTTAAGCCGTTTAAAATTAAGGGTAAAACCGTACACCAAGTAGGTATGCCTTGGAACTTTGGTTTCAAGGGAATCGCAACAGGTGGCATAGCAAACCGCTTAACACCGCATATTGGGGATGCCAATACGAACATTCCTGAATATAAAGCGTTCCTTTGCGATGTTAGGAGGGCAAAATAATGGCTAAAGAATACGTAAAATTAGTCGATGTTACGAAATGTGATGGCTGCCGCGCTTGTATGGTTGCTTGTAAAAACTGGAATGACCTTCCGGCTGAGCCAGAAGAATTCCAAGGTACAAATCAATCACATGCTAAAGTAACAGCCCATACATGGAATGTCCTTGAATTTATCGAGCACGAAAATTCAAAAGGAAATTTAGATTATTTATTCCGTCACTCTGCTTGTTTCCACTGTAAAGAAGCAGCATGTGAAAAGGTTTGTCCTGAGAATGCAATCAGCTATACAGAATTTGGAACAGTAGTGGTTGATCACGAGAAATGTGTAGGCTGTGGTTATTGTGTTCAAAACTGTCCGTTCGATGTGATTTCACTTGCAACTTATAAGGACAAACAAGGTAAGGAATATCGCAAAGCATCAAAATGTACAATGTGTACAGACCGAATCGAAGAAGGCTTACAGCCTGCCTGTGTGACAACTTGTCATCCAGGAGCGATGTCCTTTGGTGAAAAGGGAGAAATTATTGCGAAAGCAGAGCAACGTTTAAGTGAAGTAAAAGAACGTTATCCGAATGCAATGATTTACAACCCAGAAGGAGTTGGCGGCACACATACTATCTATGTGTTAGCTGAAAAACCTTCCGTATATGGACTTCCAGAAAAACCGAAAGTACCAACATCAGCTGTTCTTTGGAAGGACTATGCACAGCCACTAGGTAAAATGATGATCGGTGCAACAACAATGGGTGTTCTTGGACTGTTCGTGTCTTACAAATTATTTAACAAAGACAAAGAACATGAGGCTGGAGGTGATAGCCATGAGTAATCCAAAAGGACCTCAGGTTAGAGTAAGACGTTTTTCAATGGCGTTTGTTATTGCCCATGCTGTCAATTTCTTTTCGTTCTTAGCCTTGTATATTACGGCATTGCCAATGTACACAGAGGCCTTTGACTGGCTTTATCCTGTTCTTGGTGGACCAGCCAACGCACGATTGCTACACAGAATCTTTGCAGTAGCATTTATCTCACCAACAATTATCTGGTTTATTTGGGACCGTCAAGGCTTATTCCGTTGGTTCAAAGAAATTGTTACATGGAAAAAGCGCGATATTGACTGGTTCAAAGAATCAGGAAAAGAACTTACAGGATTCCAATTTAAACATGTTTCACAAACCTTCTTTAATGCAGGGGAAAAAATTAACTCTTGGATCCAGATTGTAACAGCAACCTTGATTATCGTTTCAGGATTCACCATTTGGTTCCCAGAGTACTTCCCGAAGTCAGTAACACAGTGGGGTTATTTGTTCCATAGTGCCAGCATGGGTCTTGCAGCTGCAGTAGTAGTAGGACATATTTATATGGCAGCAGTTCACAAGCACTCAGCTCCTGGATTTAAAGGAGTAATAAATGGTAAGGTTCCAGCTTGGTGGGCAAAGAGCCACTATGGTGACTGGTATGATGAAGAAGTAAGAAAAGGTAACTTCCCAGATATCGAAGACCCGCATAAAGACGAGCACAAAGGTGCTTAAATAAAAAGCGGAAACGCAGATAACAATATTCCTAATGGCTGTCTGTAAAAGGACAGCCATTCCCTTTAAAAACGAAAGAGGTGCAGCTCATGAAGACATCAGTAGTTTCAAAAGAATATCTAAATCTACAAAAAGAGATCATTAAGCTTCAAGAGCAATGGAAAACTGAAATAAACAGTGAGTCCATCCAGCAAAATATTGATCCGACCGCATTAGCATCGGGCGTACCAATCGTAGCCTTTACAAAGTTTCAATTTGACTATGCGCTATTTTCAAACTGGCTAAATCAATTAAAGGCTGTATTAGTAAAAAGTAACCCAAGATTAGAAGACCAATTTTCCATCCTGAATAACGTGTTAGATGAAAAAGTAGCG
The DNA window shown above is from Bacillus sp. T3 and carries:
- a CDS encoding 4Fe-4S dicluster domain-containing protein; this encodes MAKEYVKLVDVTKCDGCRACMVACKNWNDLPAEPEEFQGTNQSHAKVTAHTWNVLEFIEHENSKGNLDYLFRHSACFHCKEAACEKVCPENAISYTEFGTVVVDHEKCVGCGYCVQNCPFDVISLATYKDKQGKEYRKASKCTMCTDRIEEGLQPACVTTCHPGAMSFGEKGEIIAKAEQRLSEVKERYPNAMIYNPEGVGGTHTIYVLAEKPSVYGLPEKPKVPTSAVLWKDYAQPLGKMMIGATTMGVLGLFVSYKLFNKDKEHEAGGDSHE
- a CDS encoding formate dehydrogenase subunit gamma yields the protein MSNPKGPQVRVRRFSMAFVIAHAVNFFSFLALYITALPMYTEAFDWLYPVLGGPANARLLHRIFAVAFISPTIIWFIWDRQGLFRWFKEIVTWKKRDIDWFKESGKELTGFQFKHVSQTFFNAGEKINSWIQIVTATLIIVSGFTIWFPEYFPKSVTQWGYLFHSASMGLAAAVVVGHIYMAAVHKHSAPGFKGVINGKVPAWWAKSHYGDWYDEEVRKGNFPDIEDPHKDEHKGA